From the genome of Papaver somniferum cultivar HN1 chromosome 2, ASM357369v1, whole genome shotgun sequence, one region includes:
- the LOC113348187 gene encoding GATA transcription factor 12-like: protein MEFMNGGYSCRAAQYTQEKRHAAADEKSSTTDNQQFIIEDLLDFSNEDAAAILDDNNIDGTFDCIQNSSADSSSVTTVVDSSCNSYGNDLNFSADFPDVPFSNDLCVPYDDLAELEWLSTFGEESFSSEDLQKLQIISGIQTRPDEASEIRAEEYETKPNISNINNPIFNPELPVPGKARSKRSRAATNNWSSRLLVLSPTTSSSESDVFSNTTTASKKTMKVVVSRKREFSDGSSTGNFVGDGRKCLHCATDKTPQWRTGPLGPKTLCNACGVRYKSGRLVPEYRPASSPTFVQAKHSNSHRKVLELRRKKEMDRSLQQQFLYPNPGFNHVSNGDDYLIHHHSGPDYRQKLI, encoded by the exons ATGGAATTCATGAATGGGGGATACTCATGCAGAGCAGCTCAATACACACAAGAGAAAAGACATGCAGCAgcagatgaaaaatcaagtactACTGATAATCAACaatttattattgaagatctttTAGATTTCTCTAATGAAGATGCTGCTGCAATTTTAGATGATAATAATATTGATGGAACCTTTGATTGTATTCAGAATTCATCAGCCGATTCTTCGTCTGttactactgttgttgatagttCTTGCAATTCTTATGGGAATGATTTGAATTTTTCTGCCGACTTTCCTGATGTTCCTTTCTCTAATGACCTCTGCGTTCCG TATGATGACTTAGCAGAGTTAGAATGGCTATCAACATTCGGGGAAGAATCATTCTCAAGTGAAGATTTACAAAAGCTGCAGATAATTTCAGGAATTCAAACCCGTCCCGATGAAGCATCTGAAATCCGAGCTGAAGAATACGAAACAAAACCCAACATCAGCAACATCAACAACCCAATTTTCAACCCAGAATTACCAGTGCCCGGAAAAGCTCGTTCCAAACGTTCCCGTGCGGCAACAAACAACTGGTCATCACGACTACTGGTTTTATctccaacaacatcatcatcgGAATCTGACGTGTTCTCCAACACCACCACCGCCAGTAAGAAGACTATGAAGGTGGTTGTATCAAGAAAGAGGGAGTTTTCCGATGGGTCATCAACCGGAAATTTTGTTGGAGATGGTCGGAAATGTCTACATTGCGCAACTGATAAAACACCACAGTGGAGGACTGGTCCTTTGGGACCCAAAACCTTGTGTAATGCTTGTGGAGTCCGATACAAGTCCGGCAGGTTAGTACCGGAATACAGACCGGCTTCTAGTCCTACATTTGTTCAGGCAAAACattcaaattctcataggaaggtTTTGGAGCTCCGAAGAAAGAAGGAAATGGACAGATCTCTACAGCAACAGTTTCTTTATCCTAATCCTGGGTTTAATCATGTATCTAACGGTGATGATTATTTGATTCATCATCATAGTGGGCCAGACTATAGACAAAAGCTTATTTGA